Proteins encoded in a region of the Halioglobus maricola genome:
- the ribA gene encoding GTP cyclohydrolase II, with protein sequence MTARYVESSRLPTDWGEFDMHGFEDAETNKEHVVLTMGNVGDGEPVLARVHSECLTGDALFSMRCDCGSQLQAALKAISEEGRGALFYLRQEGRGIGLLNKIKAYKLQDAGADTVEANEQLGFGADMRDYSILRPMLEHLQIKAVRLMTNNPRKVAALEEQGVEVVERIALHTGANPHNEKYLNTKAGKLGHMMEGRG encoded by the coding sequence TTGACCGCACGCTACGTAGAATCCTCCCGCCTCCCCACTGATTGGGGCGAGTTCGATATGCACGGCTTTGAAGACGCGGAAACCAACAAGGAGCACGTGGTCCTGACCATGGGCAATGTGGGCGATGGCGAGCCTGTACTGGCCCGGGTCCACTCAGAATGCCTCACCGGTGACGCCCTGTTCAGCATGCGCTGCGATTGCGGCAGCCAGTTGCAGGCAGCCCTGAAGGCCATATCTGAAGAGGGCAGGGGAGCGTTGTTCTACCTGCGCCAGGAAGGCCGAGGCATTGGTCTGCTCAACAAGATCAAGGCCTACAAGTTGCAGGACGCCGGTGCAGACACGGTGGAAGCGAACGAACAGCTGGGTTTTGGCGCGGATATGCGCGATTACAGTATCTTGCGGCCCATGCTCGAGCATCTGCAGATCAAGGCTGTGCGGCTGATGACCAACAACCCGCGCAAAGTTGCCGCTCTGGAAGAGCAGGGTGTGGAAGTGGTGGAGCGAATTGCGCTGCACACGGGTGCTAACCCGCACAATGAAAAATATCTCAATACCAAGGCCGGGAAGCTCGGCCATATGATGGAAGGGCGGGGCTAG
- the ribB gene encoding 3,4-dihydroxy-2-butanone-4-phosphate synthase: MQVNTVDELISDLRQGRMIVLLDDDADSHNEGVVMVAAEHVDADQVNFMARKARGLVCLTLTEERCRQLDLPPMVDDAMGEKSNFTLSIEATVGIDTGISAGDRARTVHAAVAPHAVPSDIVQPGHIFPLEAVAGGVLTRAGHTEAGCDYARLAGLLPAAVIADILTDEGTLADGPALAQFAEQHGLKIGTVADLIHFRMVNERTIRKVREGKVNTAHGEFNLAAYRDQTTSDVHLALFKGDISAAEPTLVRVHVQSALRDLVGSEIEGQPSWSMGRCMQAVAAAGKGVIVLLSKDEGPEQLLDSVDLVLGGERSAQNSDAIYTTVGLGSQILRDLGVGKIHLMGAPIKYNALSGFDLEVLDFVSPEG; this comes from the coding sequence ATGCAAGTAAACACCGTAGACGAACTGATCTCAGACCTTCGCCAGGGCCGCATGATTGTGCTGCTCGACGACGATGCCGACAGCCATAACGAAGGCGTGGTGATGGTCGCTGCCGAGCACGTGGATGCAGATCAAGTGAACTTCATGGCGCGCAAGGCTCGTGGTCTTGTCTGCCTGACTCTCACCGAGGAACGCTGCCGTCAGCTGGACTTGCCGCCCATGGTAGACGACGCCATGGGTGAGAAGTCGAACTTCACCCTGTCGATCGAAGCGACAGTGGGCATCGATACCGGTATTTCTGCCGGCGACCGCGCGCGCACCGTACATGCTGCAGTAGCGCCTCATGCGGTGCCCTCGGACATTGTCCAGCCGGGCCACATCTTTCCCCTGGAAGCGGTGGCTGGCGGTGTCCTGACCCGCGCCGGACACACTGAGGCAGGATGTGATTACGCGCGCCTGGCCGGGCTATTACCCGCAGCGGTGATCGCCGATATTCTCACCGATGAAGGGACTCTGGCTGACGGCCCGGCGCTGGCGCAGTTTGCAGAACAGCACGGCCTGAAAATCGGCACCGTAGCCGACCTGATCCATTTTCGGATGGTCAACGAGCGCACTATTCGCAAGGTGCGCGAAGGCAAGGTGAATACCGCACACGGTGAATTCAATCTCGCCGCCTATCGCGACCAGACCACCAGTGACGTACACCTGGCGCTGTTCAAGGGAGATATTTCGGCTGCCGAACCCACCCTGGTGCGGGTCCATGTGCAGTCGGCCCTGCGCGATCTCGTGGGCAGTGAAATAGAAGGCCAGCCGAGCTGGAGCATGGGCCGCTGTATGCAGGCCGTTGCCGCTGCAGGCAAGGGCGTTATCGTCCTGCTCTCCAAGGACGAGGGCCCTGAGCAACTGCTGGATAGTGTCGACCTGGTGTTGGGCGGCGAGCGAAGCGCCCAGAACAGCGACGCAATTTACACAACGGTCGGCCTTGGCAGCCAGATCCTGCGCGATCTGGGTGTGGGAAAAATCCATTTGATGGGCGCGCCAATCAAGTACAATGCGCTCTCGGGTTTCGACCTTGAAGTGCTGGATTTTGTCAGCCCCGAAGGCTAA
- the thiL gene encoding thiamine-phosphate kinase encodes MPSTEFDLIYRHFASLGAGPAVDLSVGDDCAILKLEPGERLVTSVDTMVEGVHFLPDMFPEIIGFRAVSTAASDLAAMGARPIGMTIALTLPQADDFWVHSFSEGVAETVSLYGLPLVGGDTTRGPLTISVNVLGALPAGEALLRDGAQVGDGVYVSGQLGDAAAGLAILQDEWRPEPDAAAYLVERYERPRARLELGQQLLGRATAAIDISDGLLADAGHIAAAGGVGITLTAGAIPLSAALGGAGDRALRWALTGGDDYELCFTLPAGESAPEGCTRIGEVVSGQGVQLDVDVDTDAGYQHF; translated from the coding sequence ATGCCTTCTACCGAATTTGACCTGATCTATCGCCACTTCGCCTCGCTGGGCGCGGGCCCGGCGGTTGATCTGTCGGTCGGCGACGACTGCGCCATTCTGAAACTCGAACCCGGCGAACGCCTGGTCACCTCGGTGGACACGATGGTGGAAGGGGTTCATTTCCTGCCGGACATGTTCCCGGAGATCATCGGTTTTCGTGCCGTCTCTACTGCAGCCTCTGACCTCGCGGCCATGGGCGCGCGACCCATAGGCATGACGATCGCCCTCACGCTACCTCAGGCCGACGACTTCTGGGTGCACAGCTTCAGCGAAGGTGTGGCCGAGACAGTGTCCCTCTATGGCTTGCCCCTTGTGGGCGGCGATACCACCCGTGGCCCTCTCACCATCAGCGTGAACGTGCTGGGTGCCTTGCCTGCGGGCGAGGCGTTGTTGCGCGACGGTGCCCAGGTGGGCGACGGCGTCTATGTGTCCGGTCAGCTCGGCGATGCGGCAGCCGGCCTGGCGATTCTGCAGGACGAGTGGCGCCCCGAGCCTGATGCCGCCGCCTATCTGGTGGAACGCTATGAGCGCCCCCGGGCGAGACTTGAGTTGGGGCAGCAGCTGTTGGGCCGGGCCACAGCCGCTATTGATATTTCGGATGGATTGCTCGCCGATGCCGGGCACATTGCCGCTGCTGGCGGTGTCGGTATCACGCTCACTGCCGGCGCAATACCGCTCTCTGCCGCGCTGGGCGGCGCTGGTGATCGTGCTCTGCGGTGGGCGCTTACCGGTGGCGATGATTACGAGCTGTGTTTCACATTGCCAGCAGGCGAATCTGCGCCGGAGGGATGCACCCGAATTGGCGAGGTCGTGTCAGGGCAGGGTGTGCAATTGGATGTTGATGTTGACACCGACGCCGGTTACCAGCACTTTTAG
- a CDS encoding retropepsin-like aspartic protease family protein translates to MSLRPSSFILSFLILLASVVAAAAPQIEVEGLMPPNAAVVTIDGERKMLKVGQTFKGVTLISVYSRTAALEVDGNETVVGLSRKVGANYQAPVEQIVTIPINPALQYRTAAMINGRQAEVLVDTGANVIAMNLGEARRLGVRAEDGTPTQVETASGNVRAYLVKLNAVTVGNIKVNNVEAAVLEGDKPSTVLLGMTWLRHVKIEEKQGVMTLTKGP, encoded by the coding sequence ATGAGCCTGCGCCCTTCCAGCTTTATCCTGAGTTTCCTCATACTGCTGGCATCAGTCGTCGCAGCGGCCGCGCCCCAGATTGAAGTCGAAGGCCTGATGCCGCCCAACGCTGCTGTTGTCACCATCGACGGTGAGCGCAAGATGCTCAAGGTGGGCCAGACCTTCAAAGGTGTCACGCTGATCTCTGTGTATTCCCGAACTGCAGCGCTTGAAGTGGATGGAAACGAGACAGTCGTAGGGCTCTCTCGAAAAGTGGGCGCTAACTATCAGGCCCCCGTTGAGCAGATCGTTACTATCCCGATCAACCCTGCGCTGCAATATCGCACTGCGGCGATGATTAACGGCCGCCAGGCCGAGGTGCTGGTGGACACCGGTGCCAATGTGATCGCCATGAACCTCGGCGAAGCCCGTCGTCTCGGCGTGCGTGCCGAGGACGGCACGCCAACCCAGGTCGAAACCGCGAGCGGCAATGTGCGCGCTTATCTGGTGAAACTCAATGCTGTCACCGTGGGCAACATCAAGGTGAATAACGTCGAGGCCGCGGTCCTGGAGGGTGATAAGCCGTCTACTGTGCTGCTAGGGATGACCTGGTTGCGGCACGTGAAAATCGAGGAAAAACAGGGAGTTATGACTCTCACCAAAGGTCCCTGA
- the ribE gene encoding 6,7-dimethyl-8-ribityllumazine synthase, with product MNDIKTIEGDFTGGKGDYTIVVGRWNSFVVEHLLEGALDCLRRHGVSKNQITIVRAPGAFEIPLVCKQIAAKGKTDAIIALGAVIRGGTPHFEYVAGECTKGLAMVSMEHAVPVSFGVLTVDTIEQAVERAGTKAGNKGEEAAMSAIEMVSLMGKLD from the coding sequence ATGAACGATATTAAAACCATAGAAGGCGATTTCACTGGCGGTAAAGGCGACTACACGATCGTGGTCGGGCGCTGGAACAGCTTCGTGGTAGAGCACCTGCTGGAAGGCGCGCTGGATTGCCTGCGCCGCCACGGTGTCAGCAAAAACCAGATCACCATTGTGCGCGCACCCGGCGCATTTGAAATTCCGCTAGTGTGCAAGCAGATCGCTGCCAAGGGCAAGACCGATGCCATCATCGCTCTCGGCGCGGTCATCCGCGGCGGTACGCCTCACTTCGAATATGTGGCGGGCGAATGCACCAAGGGCCTGGCCATGGTGAGCATGGAACATGCCGTGCCGGTCTCCTTCGGTGTTCTCACCGTGGACACCATCGAGCAGGCCGTTGAGCGTGCTGGCACCAAGGCTGGCAACAAGGGTGAAGAAGCCGCGATGTCTGCGATTGAGATGGTGAGCCTGATGGGTAAGCTCGACTAA
- a CDS encoding phosphatidylglycerophosphatase A: MSEPIRLSNPIQFLAFGFGSGLAPKAPGTFGTVAAVPLYWLISHLGLGLYSAVVVVTFIVGIWICDKASKQLGVHDHPGIVWDEFVGYWVTMWALPADWVWMLAGFVAFRVFDIAKPWPIGWLDKRVDGGLGIMIDDIVAGVMACGVLHLVLWLL, translated from the coding sequence ATGTCCGAGCCAATTCGATTAAGTAATCCCATCCAGTTCCTGGCCTTTGGCTTCGGCTCCGGCCTGGCGCCAAAGGCGCCTGGCACCTTTGGCACCGTGGCGGCGGTGCCCCTGTATTGGCTCATCTCGCATCTCGGCCTCGGGCTGTATTCCGCCGTGGTGGTAGTCACGTTCATCGTCGGGATCTGGATTTGTGACAAAGCCAGCAAACAGCTCGGAGTGCACGACCACCCGGGTATTGTCTGGGACGAGTTCGTCGGTTACTGGGTCACCATGTGGGCGCTCCCCGCAGACTGGGTCTGGATGCTGGCCGGCTTTGTGGCTTTCCGTGTTTTCGATATCGCCAAACCCTGGCCGATCGGTTGGTTGGATAAGCGCGTGGACGGTGGTTTAGGCATCATGATCGACGATATCGTTGCCGGGGTGATGGCCTGCGGTGTGCTGCATTTGGTACTGTGGCTGCTATGA
- the nusB gene encoding transcription antitermination factor NusB, producing the protein MSANTSKGSHNTLAAERRKARHYAMQGLYQWYMASAPLNAIEAEFRADYDFSHVDLEYFQAVLHGVPTCVDELEEIFQPLLDRGIDDLDPIERTLLRMGVWELKERIDVPYKVAINEAVALAKKFGASESHKYINGVLDKAARELRQAETSA; encoded by the coding sequence ATGAGCGCCAATACCTCAAAAGGGTCCCACAACACGCTGGCGGCCGAGCGCCGCAAGGCCCGTCACTATGCGATGCAGGGGCTGTACCAGTGGTACATGGCCAGTGCTCCGCTCAACGCGATCGAGGCAGAGTTTCGCGCCGACTACGATTTCTCCCATGTCGATCTGGAGTATTTCCAGGCGGTGCTGCACGGCGTGCCTACCTGCGTCGATGAGCTGGAAGAAATTTTCCAACCCCTGTTGGACCGCGGTATCGATGACCTCGACCCCATTGAGCGTACACTGCTGCGGATGGGCGTCTGGGAGCTGAAAGAGCGGATTGATGTGCCCTACAAGGTAGCGATCAACGAAGCCGTGGCCCTGGCCAAGAAGTTCGGCGCCAGCGAGAGCCACAAGTACATCAACGGCGTGCTGGATAAAGCCGCGCGCGAACTGCGCCAGGCCGAAACCAGCGCCTGA